A single Marinitoga aeolica DNA region contains:
- the rplW gene encoding 50S ribosomal protein L23, with amino-acid sequence MDRKQFNYDIIIRPVLTEKTYMLMSENKYTFEVAKDATKPEIKKAVEDIFNVKVEKVYVMNVKPKPKRLGRFEGKTRAWKKAIVKLAEGYVIKELQGNL; translated from the coding sequence ATGGATAGAAAACAATTTAATTATGACATAATAATAAGGCCGGTCCTCACAGAAAAAACATACATGTTAATGAGTGAGAATAAATACACTTTTGAAGTAGCAAAAGATGCAACAAAGCCAGAAATAAAAAAAGCTGTTGAGGATATATTTAATGTAAAAGTGGAAAAGGTTTATGTAATGAATGTAAAACCAAAACCAAAAAGATTAGGAAGATTTGAAGGAAAAACAAGAGCATGGAAAAAAGCAATAGTTAAATTAGCTGAAGGATACGTTATAAAAGAGCTTCAAGGTAATTTATAA
- the rplD gene encoding 50S ribosomal protein L4, with the protein MAQLDLYSVKGEKIGTIEVKDSIFSIEPNMDLLYRYVDMQLTNRRRGTASTKTRAEVRGGGRKPWSQKHTGRARAGSTRSPLWRHGGVTFGPKPRDWSKKLTKKMKRLALRSALSVRVKENNLLVIDDLTFEKPRTKSMKEILKNFGFENTKTLIVLPWKKEEYINVKLSARNIPGVKVIIADNPNQGKDGKKVNVDGLNVFDIVNNEKVILTKDTVAKIEEVLG; encoded by the coding sequence ATGGCTCAATTAGACCTTTATTCAGTTAAAGGTGAAAAGATTGGAACAATAGAAGTTAAAGACTCTATTTTTTCAATCGAACCAAATATGGATCTTTTATACAGATACGTTGATATGCAATTAACAAACAGAAGAAGAGGAACTGCTTCAACAAAGACAAGAGCTGAAGTAAGAGGCGGAGGAAGAAAACCATGGTCTCAAAAACACACAGGTAGAGCAAGAGCAGGTTCAACAAGATCACCATTATGGAGACATGGTGGAGTTACATTTGGACCAAAACCAAGAGATTGGTCAAAGAAATTAACTAAAAAAATGAAAAGATTAGCATTAAGATCCGCGTTAAGTGTAAGAGTAAAAGAAAATAACTTATTGGTAATAGATGATTTAACTTTTGAAAAACCAAGAACAAAATCGATGAAAGAAATTTTAAAGAATTTTGGATTCGAAAATACAAAAACTTTAATTGTATTACCATGGAAAAAAGAAGAATATATCAATGTTAAATTATCAGCAAGAAATATTCCGGGAGTTAAGGTTATTATTGCAGATAATCCAAATCAAGGAAAAGATGGAAAGAAAGTTAATGTCGACGGATTAAATGTATTCGATATAGTAAACAACGAAAAGGTAATTCTTACAAAAGATACTGTAGCAAAGATTGAGGAGGTGCTCGGCTAA
- the rplC gene encoding 50S ribosomal protein L3, with the protein MKGILGRKVGMTRVYKDGKAIPVTVIKAGPCVVVQKKTEEKDGYTAIQVGFEELKEHKVNKPKLGIFKKAGVKPMRVLKEFKVEDVDAYEIGQVIDVTVFEEGEKIDVTGWSKGRGYTGAMKRWNFGGGRKTHGSKFHRALGSTGNHTEPAKVFKGKKMFGQYGNEKVTVLNSEVVKIDKENNLIAVKGGVPGARGGLLIIREAIKK; encoded by the coding sequence ATGAAGGGTATTTTAGGAAGAAAAGTAGGTATGACAAGAGTTTATAAAGATGGGAAAGCCATCCCGGTCACAGTTATTAAAGCTGGACCATGTGTTGTAGTACAAAAGAAAACAGAAGAAAAAGATGGTTACACAGCTATTCAAGTTGGTTTTGAAGAATTAAAAGAACATAAAGTAAATAAACCAAAACTTGGAATTTTTAAGAAAGCTGGAGTAAAACCAATGAGAGTTTTAAAAGAATTCAAAGTCGAAGATGTAGATGCTTATGAGATTGGACAAGTTATTGATGTAACAGTTTTTGAAGAAGGAGAAAAAATTGATGTAACAGGTTGGTCAAAAGGTAGAGGTTACACAGGTGCAATGAAAAGATGGAATTTTGGCGGAGGTAGAAAAACACACGGTTCAAAATTCCACAGAGCATTAGGTTCAACTGGTAACCATACAGAACCAGCAAAAGTATTTAAAGGTAAAAAAATGTTCGGGCAATATGGAAATGAAAAAGTAACAGTATTAAACTCAGAAGTTGTAAAAATAGATAAAGAAAATAACCTTATAGCAGTTAAAGGTGGAGTTCCAGGTGCGAGGGGTGGATTATTAATAATCAGAGAAGCAATAAAAAAGTAA
- the rpsJ gene encoding 30S ribosomal protein S10, translated as MAKKLIKIRLKSYDHRLLDESAQKIIDAVKQSNAKVSGPIPLPTEKTIYTVIRSPHKYNYSREQFEKRVHKRVIYIYDATQETVTQLLKIQLPSGVSVDMKA; from the coding sequence AAATCTTATGATCATAGATTGTTAGATGAATCTGCTCAAAAGATTATTGATGCAGTAAAACAAAGTAATGCAAAGGTTTCTGGACCTATTCCATTACCAACAGAAAAAACAATTTATACAGTAATCAGATCACCACATAAATACAATTATTCAAGAGAACAATTTGAAAAAAGAGTACATAAAAGAGTTATTTATATTTACGATGCAACTCAAGAAACAGTTACACAACTATTAAAGATACAATTACCATCAGGTGTATCAGTAGATATGAAAGCTTAA